The Brassica oleracea var. oleracea cultivar TO1000 chromosome C6, BOL, whole genome shotgun sequence genome includes a region encoding these proteins:
- the LOC106297425 gene encoding uncharacterized protein LOC106297425, with protein MAKKTTILTGEASSPLLFRHVSPGPGDSAMQFRLIHLWEARKNVKGGPGIILGIEMLMIDAEGFIGQSRRNQYEKELKRGSIYTLTNYYASNSKVMYHVADQRLVICISHASELTKVEEDIEGILTENFRIHSFADFEANCDLRGDLHDVFGHLKLVDGQPLHQRSVLCTKDDSASRKVMVHLQLKDGPVINVYLWDEAAENFRVKFDACAATPTVLLITLSLTAYVLTRKLCLSSMSPSRVFLDEEVDPTKEYLTWLTMNPGATSSINSVEVVKAETLTISEIAAFIKREPAKVAYFDCIATIDDVKLGTDWYYIACKDCQKKLNRGPTTLLCPTCGNENATAVANYRVEMFVYDNEEQCTFIILGDAGKELTGRKATELIDTYVEENGGDGAELEVPLPQCFIDTIGQTKKFRIKVAPYNFTSSRQSFTATKIVSSAVLPPKKPPLEAPPGTEVENSELAESSGGGTSATDDQKKAKRIKRSG; from the exons ATGGCTAAGAAAACCACAATCCTCACCGGCGAAGCTTCTTCTCCTCTTCTCTTCCGACACGTTTCACCAGGACCAGGAGATTCCGCCATGCAGTTTAGGCTGATTCATTTATGGGAAGCTCGCAAGAACGTCAAAGGAGGACCTGGCATCATTCTTGGGATCGAGATGCTTATGATCGATGCGGAG GGGTTCATCGGTCAGAGCCGTCGCAACCAATATGAGAAAGAGCTCAAACGTGGGAGCATCTACACACTGACAAACTACTATGCATCCAACAGCAAGGTGATGTACCATGTTGCTGATCAGAGGCTGGTAATTTGCATCTCACACGCCTCTGAGCTGACGAAGGTGGAAGAAGACATTGAAGGCATTTTGACAGAGAACTTCAGAATCCATTCCTTTGCAGATTTTGAAGCCAACTGCGATCTCAGAGGGGATCTTCACG ATGTTTTTGGCCACCTTAAGCTGGTTGACGGGCAGCCTCTCCATCAGCGTTCGGTTTTGTGCACCAAGGACGACTCTGCTTCTCGGAAAGTGATGGTTCATTTGCAGCTTAAAGA TGGTCCAGTGATTAACGTCTACCTATGGGACGAGGCTGCAGAGAATTTCCGCGTGAAGTTTGACGCATGTGCAGCCACTCCAACGGTTCTCTTG ATAACCCTATCACTAACTGCTTATGTATTGACAAGGAAATTGTGCCTAAGTTCAATGTCGCCATCAAGAGTGTTTTTGGACGAAGAGGTCGACCCTACCAAGGAATACTTGACCTG GTTGACCATGAACCCTGGTGCAACTTCTTCGATCAACTCTGTTGAGGTGGTTAAAGCTGAGACGCTCACAATAAGTGAGATTGCTGCCTTCATCAAACGTGAGCCTGCAAAG GTTGCCTACTTTGACTGCATTGCCACAATTGATGATGTCAAGCTTGGTACTGACTGGTATTACATTGCCTGCAAGGATTGTCAGAAAAAGTTAAACCGTGGGCCTACAACACTGCTTTGTCCAACATGCGGGAATGAAAATGCTACTGCAGTAGCCAA CTACCGGGTGGAGATGTTTGTCTATGATAATGAGGAGCAGTGCACTTTCATCATCCTCGGAGATGCTGGGAAAGAGCTCACCGGCAGAAAAGCAACAGAGTTGATCGACACTTATGTTGAG GAAAATGGTGGAGATGGGGCTGAGCTTGAGGTTCCACTACCACAGTGTTTTATCGACACAATCGGACAGACTAAGAAATTCAGGATCAAGGTGGCCCCCTACAATTTCACCTCTTCCCGACAATCCTTCACAGCTACCAAAATTGTGTCATCGGCAGTTTTGCCACCAAAGAAGCCTCCACTCGAAGCGCCACCAGGAACTGAAGTGGAAAACTCAGAGTTAGCTGAGAGCAGTGGTGGTGGTACTTCAGCCACTGACGACCAGAAGAAAGCAAAGCGTATCAAGCGTAGTGGCTAG
- the LOC106300758 gene encoding oligouridylate-binding protein 1B-like isoform X2, with amino-acid sequence MFFVTVTCFVPSIINDREMGRSRGFGFVTFKDEKSMKDAIDEMNGKELDGRTITVNESQSRGKEAAVEEAVVEVDTVAVEIVDHWINMGLHGTKYGQSMTIYLHKFLKSSLVDLHLKPSEEDLKQWSYRNINGKPFRFLFAYHTYLAVSDIRVRNI; translated from the exons ATGTTCTTTGTTACTGTTACTTGCTTTGTCCCATCA ATCATTAACGATCGAGAGATGGGAAGGTCAAGGGGATTCGGATTCGTGACCTTCAAGGATGAGAAATCAATGAAGGATGCTATTGATGAGATGAACGGAAAGGAGCTCGACGGACGTACCATCACCGTCAACGAGTCTCAGTCTAGAGGAAAGGAAGCGGCGGTGGAGGAGGCCGTGGTGGAGGTGGATACGGTGGCCGTGGAG ATTGTGGATCACTGGATCAACATGGGTTTGCATGGGACAAAATATGGGCAATCGATGACAATCTACCTCCACAAGTTCTTAAAATCATCATTAGTTGATCTTCATCTCAAACCATCAGAAGAGGACTTAAAGCAATGGTCTTACAG AAACATCAATGGCAAACCCTTCAGATTCTTATTTGCATATCATACTTACCTCGCTGTCTCAGATATAAG GGTTAGAAACATTTGA
- the LOC106300758 gene encoding oligouridylate-binding protein 1C-like isoform X1: protein MFFVTVTCFVPSIINDREMGRSRGFGFVTFKDEKSMKDAIDEMNGKELDGRTITVNESQSRGKEAAVEEAVVEVDTVAVEVAIVDHWINMGLHGTKYGQSMTIYLHKFLKSSLVDLHLKPSEEDLKQWSYRNINGKPFRFLFAYHTYLAVSDIRVRNI, encoded by the exons ATGTTCTTTGTTACTGTTACTTGCTTTGTCCCATCA ATCATTAACGATCGAGAGATGGGAAGGTCAAGGGGATTCGGATTCGTGACCTTCAAGGATGAGAAATCAATGAAGGATGCTATTGATGAGATGAACGGAAAGGAGCTCGACGGACGTACCATCACCGTCAACGAGTCTCAGTCTAGAGGAAAGGAAGCGGCGGTGGAGGAGGCCGTGGTGGAGGTGGATACGGTGGCCGTGGAGGTAGCG ATTGTGGATCACTGGATCAACATGGGTTTGCATGGGACAAAATATGGGCAATCGATGACAATCTACCTCCACAAGTTCTTAAAATCATCATTAGTTGATCTTCATCTCAAACCATCAGAAGAGGACTTAAAGCAATGGTCTTACAG AAACATCAATGGCAAACCCTTCAGATTCTTATTTGCATATCATACTTACCTCGCTGTCTCAGATATAAG GGTTAGAAACATTTGA
- the LOC106300758 gene encoding oligouridylate-binding protein 1C-like isoform X3 yields the protein MFFVTVTCFVPSIINDREMGRSRGFGFVTFKDEKSMKDAIDEMNGKELDGRTITVNESQSRGKEAAVEEAVVEVDTVAVEVAIVDHWINMGLHGTKYGQSMTIYLHKFLKSSLVDLHLKPSEEDLKQWSYRNINGKPFRFLFAYHTYLAVSDIRNI from the exons ATGTTCTTTGTTACTGTTACTTGCTTTGTCCCATCA ATCATTAACGATCGAGAGATGGGAAGGTCAAGGGGATTCGGATTCGTGACCTTCAAGGATGAGAAATCAATGAAGGATGCTATTGATGAGATGAACGGAAAGGAGCTCGACGGACGTACCATCACCGTCAACGAGTCTCAGTCTAGAGGAAAGGAAGCGGCGGTGGAGGAGGCCGTGGTGGAGGTGGATACGGTGGCCGTGGAGGTAGCG ATTGTGGATCACTGGATCAACATGGGTTTGCATGGGACAAAATATGGGCAATCGATGACAATCTACCTCCACAAGTTCTTAAAATCATCATTAGTTGATCTTCATCTCAAACCATCAGAAGAGGACTTAAAGCAATGGTCTTACAG AAACATCAATGGCAAACCCTTCAGATTCTTATTTGCATATCATACTTACCTCGCTGTCTCAGATATAAG AAACATTTGA
- the LOC106298728 gene encoding uncharacterized protein LOC106298728 isoform X1 — protein sequence MIFFSLNAPRSYTDLSFSKFITFFLSNIMMMTLAASVSCLSLSRTATVTSCKHEYHLKRDIEWSQRSRECSICWQLFVLKDPARTIYLLASSVHQVLRRELDMVENEKKECISNFSKIAHNPIFFHSPFTVGLWKIFIGNQLDINPSSASEKIFILQLFTYNMWREHNCRTFRQTSSSERAINEGQASLHSGYVVYSSLYARDLILLHCTFQLRMLTSLSVCFPSSLLSILLCFITLVCFHLLLINYLQQTL from the exons ATGATATTTTTTTCCTTAAATGCTCCAAGAAGCTACACCGACCTTAGCTTCAGTAAATTCATCACTTTCTTCCTCTCAAACATTATGATGATGACGCTTGCGGCATCTGTCTCGTGCCTTTCACTTTCCAGAACCGCCACT GTTACAAGTTGCAAGCATGAATATCACCTTAAGCGCGACATTGAATG GTCACAGAGGAGCAGAGAGTGTTCTATTTGCTGGCAACTGTTTGTCCTCAAAGATCCTGCTAGGACCATTTACTTACTTGCTTCATCAG TTCATCAAGTCCTGAGACGTGAACTAGACATGGTGGAGAATGAAAAGAAAGAATGCATCTCCAACTTCTCCAAG ATAGCACATAATCCCATCTTCTTCCACAGCCCTTTCACGGTTGGATTGTGGAAAATATTCATAGGGAACCAGCTAGACATCAACCCATCATCGGCCAGTGAAAAAATCTTCATACTACAACTCTTCACGTATAATATGTGGAGAGAACATAACTGCAGGACTTTCAGACAAACTTCCTCTTCGGAGCGAGCGATCAATGAAGGACAAGCTTCTCTCCATTCCGGCTACGTCGTCTACAGCTCACTCTATGCTCGAGATCTAATTCTGCTTCATTGCACTTTCCAACTAAGGATGCTCACCTCACTCTCAGTCTGTTTTCCATCTTCTTTGTTGTCAATACTGCTATGTTTCATCACACTTGTCTGTTTTCATCTTCTTCTAATAAATTACTTGCAACAAACTCTGTAA
- the LOC106298728 gene encoding E3 ubiquitin-protein ligase RHF1A-like isoform X2 produces MIFFSLNAPRSYTDLSFSKFITFFLSNIMMMTLAASVSCLSLSRTATVTSCKHEYHLKRDIEWSQRSRECSICWQLFVLKDPARTIYLLASSVHQVLRRELDMVENEKKECISNFSKPFHGWIVENIHREPARHQPIIGQ; encoded by the exons ATGATATTTTTTTCCTTAAATGCTCCAAGAAGCTACACCGACCTTAGCTTCAGTAAATTCATCACTTTCTTCCTCTCAAACATTATGATGATGACGCTTGCGGCATCTGTCTCGTGCCTTTCACTTTCCAGAACCGCCACT GTTACAAGTTGCAAGCATGAATATCACCTTAAGCGCGACATTGAATG GTCACAGAGGAGCAGAGAGTGTTCTATTTGCTGGCAACTGTTTGTCCTCAAAGATCCTGCTAGGACCATTTACTTACTTGCTTCATCAG TTCATCAAGTCCTGAGACGTGAACTAGACATGGTGGAGAATGAAAAGAAAGAATGCATCTCCAACTTCTCCAAG CCCTTTCACGGTTGGATTGTGGAAAATATTCATAGGGAACCAGCTAGACATCAACCCATCATCGGCCAGTGA
- the LOC106298728 gene encoding uncharacterized protein LOC106298728 isoform X3: MIFFSLNAPRSYTDLSFSKFITFFLSNIMMMTLAASVSCLSLSRTATVTSCKHEYHLKRDIEWSQRSRECSICWQLFVLKDPARTIYLLASSVHQVLRRELDMVENEKKECISNFSKGTS; the protein is encoded by the exons ATGATATTTTTTTCCTTAAATGCTCCAAGAAGCTACACCGACCTTAGCTTCAGTAAATTCATCACTTTCTTCCTCTCAAACATTATGATGATGACGCTTGCGGCATCTGTCTCGTGCCTTTCACTTTCCAGAACCGCCACT GTTACAAGTTGCAAGCATGAATATCACCTTAAGCGCGACATTGAATG GTCACAGAGGAGCAGAGAGTGTTCTATTTGCTGGCAACTGTTTGTCCTCAAAGATCCTGCTAGGACCATTTACTTACTTGCTTCATCAG TTCATCAAGTCCTGAGACGTGAACTAGACATGGTGGAGAATGAAAAGAAAGAATGCATCTCCAACTTCTCCAAG GGAACCAGCTAG
- the LOC106297427 gene encoding protein argonaute 2-like, whose translation PGRNNQWNLMKKGVTRGSVVKHWAVLDFTAFERNTNSRMANDFVGLLINRCGTLGMQLEDPIIFKSARMDLLSKANALEDLLRQVIDEASHKHGGARPTLVLCAMSARVDGYKTLKWIAETKLGLVTQCFLTNSANRGGDQYRANLALKINAKVGGSNVELMDTGYSFFKREDEVMFIGADVNHPAARDQTSPSIVAVVGTLNWPEANRYAARVIAQPRRKEEIEGFGDACLELVKAHFQATKKQPNKIVIFRDGVSDGQFDMVLNSELLDVKLTFGRNNYFPKITVIVAQKRHQTRFFPATPNDASDKGNVPSGTVVDTKVIHPFEYDFYLCSHHGGIGTSKPTHYYALWDELDFTSDQMQKLIFDMCFTFTRCTKPVSLVPPVYYADMVAFRGRMYHEASSREKNIRQPRGAPPPPADSLSALTLEDKAIFKLHKELENVMFFV comes from the coding sequence CCGGGACGTAACAATCAATGGAACCTTATGAAGAAGGGAGTCACGAGGGGTTCAGTAGTCAAGCATTGGGCTGTTCTTGACTTCACTGCCTTTGAGAGGAACACCAACTCCAGGATGGCTAACGACTTTGTGGGCCTCCTTATTAATCGTTGTGGGACACTTGGGATGCAGCTGGAGGATCCCATCATTTTCAAATCAGCAAGAATGGATTTGCTTTCTAAAGCTAATGCTCTCGAGGATTTGCTTCGACAAGTGATTGACGAGGCTAGTCATAAGCATGGTGGGGCTCGCCCAACTCTTGTTCTGTGTGCTATGTCTGCGAGGGTTGATGGCTACAAGACTCTCAAATGGATAGCCGAGACCAAGCTTGGTCTGGTGACTCAGTGTTTCTTGACCAATTCCGCCAATAGAGGAGGTGACCAGTATCGGGCAAATCTCGCCCTCAAGATCAATGCAAAAGTTGGCGGAAGTAATGTTGAGCTGATGGATACTGGCTACTCTTTCTTCAAAAGAGAGGACGAGGTCATGTTCATTGGTGCTGACGTCAACCATCCTGCTGCTCGAGACCAGACGAGCCCCTCCATTGTTGCTGTTGTGGGCACTCTAAACTGGCCTGAAGCTAACCGTTACGCAGCTAGAGTCATTGCACAGCCTCGCCGGAAAGAGGAGATTGAAGGATTTGGTGACGCGTGCCTTGAGCTTGTTAAAGCTCATTTTCAGGCCACAAAGAAACAGCCTAACAAGATCGTTATCTTCCGTGATGGTGTCAGCGATGGTCAGTTCGACATGGTTCTTAATAGTGAGTTGCTTGATGTGAAGCTTACTTTTGGGAGGAACAACTACTTCCCCAAGATTACTGTAATCGTGGCGCAGAAACGTCATCAAACCCGTTTCTTCCCTGCTACACCCAATGACGCAAGTGACAAGGGAAATGTTCCTTCAGGTACGGTGGTCGATACCAAAGTCATCCACCCGTTTGAGTACGATTTCTACCTCTGCAGTCACCATGGAGGCATAGGGACAAGCAAGCCCACTCATTATTATGCCCTTTGGGACGAACTCGACTTCACTTCAGATCAGATGCAGAAGCTTATCTTCGACATGTGCTTCACTTTCACTCGCTGCACCAAACCTGTGTCTCTCGTTCCTCCAGTCTACTATGCGGACATGGTCGCATTTAGAGGAAGAATGTACCACGAGGCGAGTTCACGGGAGAAGAACATTAGGCAGCCACGAGGAGCGCCTCCCCCACCGGCCGATTCACTTTCTGCTCTGACCTTGGAGGACAAAGCAATATTCAAGTTGCACAAGGAGCTTGAGAACGTTATGTTCTTTGTCTGA